A window of Streptomyces marispadix contains these coding sequences:
- a CDS encoding O-acetyl-ADP-ribose deacetylase, whose amino-acid sequence MPNPTSAGITIVRGDITEQDVDAVVNAANSSLLGGGGVDGAIHRAGGPGILAECRELRSSRYPDGLPTGQAVATTAGRLAARWVIHTVGPVWSKSEDRSELLASCYRESLRVARELGARTVAFPAVSTGVYGWPLEDGARTAVGVVREETADGGFDEVRFVLFDERAYGVFAAQL is encoded by the coding sequence ATGCCGAATCCGACGAGCGCCGGCATCACGATCGTGCGGGGCGACATCACCGAACAGGACGTCGACGCGGTGGTCAACGCCGCCAACTCCTCGCTGCTGGGCGGCGGGGGAGTGGACGGCGCGATCCATCGCGCGGGCGGGCCCGGCATCCTCGCCGAATGCCGCGAGCTGCGCTCCTCCCGTTATCCGGACGGCCTTCCCACCGGTCAGGCCGTGGCCACGACCGCGGGGCGGCTGGCGGCCCGCTGGGTGATCCACACCGTCGGGCCCGTCTGGTCGAAGAGCGAGGACCGCTCGGAGCTGCTGGCCTCCTGCTATCGCGAATCGCTGCGCGTCGCCCGTGAGTTGGGCGCCCGCACAGTCGCGTTTCCGGCGGTCTCGACCGGTGTGTACGGCTGGCCGCTGGAGGACGGGGCGCGTACCGCCGTCGGCGTCGTGCGCGAGGAGACGGCGGACGGCGGCTTCGACGAGGTGCGGTTCGTGCTCTTCGACGAGCGGGCGTACGGGGTGTTCGCAGCGCAGTTGTGA
- a CDS encoding exo-beta-N-acetylmuramidase NamZ family protein has product MSSAPSRRSIFLGGTAAALGAPLLTASSASAAAPGRASAARSRVTTGAEAAAATGWELLRGRKVGVVSNPTGVLRDTSHVVDSMAAHKELNIVGVFGPEHGFRGSAQAGESEPEFEDPRTGLTVYDAYGADAAKMATLFRKAGADTVVFDIQDVGVRFYTYIWTMYQAMVAARDIGAAFIVLDRPNPIGRRADGPMMTKDFTSGVGLKPIIQQHGLTVGELARYFNGELLPGEGKGGKVDLDVVRVRGWDPSAPAQETGLPWVPPSPNMPFPDTATVYAGTGYFEGTNLSEGRGTTRPFELIGAPYLDYRYSDRLNSRDLPGVRFREGYFVPTFSKHEGKTCAGVQLHVTDPRRYRPIATAVAMLAEAARYDDFAWRKDDDPRPYWIDKLSGSTRLRKMLDAGDDVGDITAAWEDEVRAFDRTRRQHFLYR; this is encoded by the coding sequence ATGTCCAGCGCCCCCTCCCGTCGTTCGATCTTCCTCGGCGGCACGGCTGCCGCCCTCGGCGCGCCCCTGCTCACCGCCAGCAGCGCCTCCGCCGCCGCTCCGGGCCGCGCGTCCGCCGCCCGCAGCCGGGTCACGACGGGTGCCGAGGCAGCCGCCGCCACGGGCTGGGAGCTGCTGCGCGGCCGCAAGGTCGGCGTGGTCAGCAACCCCACGGGCGTGCTGCGCGACACCAGCCACGTCGTGGACTCCATGGCCGCGCACAAGGAGCTGAACATCGTCGGGGTCTTCGGCCCCGAGCACGGCTTCCGCGGCAGCGCCCAAGCAGGCGAGTCCGAGCCGGAGTTCGAGGACCCGCGCACCGGTCTGACGGTCTACGACGCCTACGGCGCGGACGCGGCGAAGATGGCGACGCTGTTCCGCAAGGCGGGCGCGGACACCGTCGTCTTCGACATCCAGGACGTGGGGGTGCGCTTCTACACCTACATCTGGACGATGTACCAGGCGATGGTCGCCGCCCGCGACATCGGTGCCGCCTTCATCGTGCTGGACCGGCCCAACCCCATCGGGCGGCGGGCCGACGGTCCGATGATGACGAAGGACTTCACCTCGGGCGTCGGGCTGAAGCCGATCATCCAGCAGCACGGCCTGACGGTCGGCGAGCTCGCCCGCTACTTCAACGGCGAGCTGCTGCCCGGCGAGGGCAAGGGCGGCAAGGTGGACCTCGACGTCGTACGCGTACGCGGCTGGGACCCCTCGGCGCCCGCGCAGGAGACGGGACTGCCGTGGGTGCCGCCGTCGCCGAACATGCCGTTCCCGGACACCGCGACCGTCTACGCGGGCACCGGCTACTTCGAGGGCACCAACCTCTCCGAGGGCCGCGGCACCACACGCCCCTTCGAGCTGATCGGCGCCCCCTACCTGGACTACCGCTACAGCGACCGGCTCAACTCCCGTGATCTGCCCGGCGTCCGCTTCCGCGAGGGCTACTTCGTGCCCACCTTCAGCAAGCACGAGGGCAAGACCTGCGCGGGCGTCCAGCTCCACGTCACCGACCCGCGCCGCTACCGGCCCATCGCGACGGCCGTCGCGATGCTGGCCGAGGCGGCACGCTACGACGACTTCGCCTGGCGCAAGGACGACGACCCGCGCCCGTACTGGATCGACAAGCTCTCCGGTTCGACGCGGCTGCGGAAGATGCTCGACGCGGGCGACGACGTCGGCGACATCACCGCCGCCTGGGAGGACGAGGTCCGCGCCTTCGACCGCACGCGCAGGCAGCACTTCCTCTACCGCTGA
- a CDS encoding GuaB1 family IMP dehydrogenase-related protein, protein MRFLNDQQPPYDLTYDDVFMVPGRSAVGSRQGVDLASPDGSGTTIPLVVANMTAVAGRRMAETVARRGGLVVIPQDIPIDVVTEVTAWVKRRHLVLDTPITLAPHQTAADALSLLPKRAHGAGIVVQEGRPVGVVTESDLTGVDRFTQLSEVMSRDLLVLKADVDPSEAFDQLDSAHRKLAPAVDADGRLVGILTRKGALRATLYTPATDAAGRLRVAAAVGINGDVAGKARALLEAGVDTLVVDTAHGHQERMAEALRAVRALSPQVPVVAGNVVAAEGVRDLIEAGADIVKVGVGPGAMCTTRMMTGVGRPQFSAVLECAAEARKFGKHVWADGGVRHPRDVAMALAAGASNVMIGSWFAGTYESPGDLQQTAEGRAYKESYGMASARAVRNRTSEESAYARARKALFEEGISTARMFVDPARPGVEDVIDAIIAGLRSSCTYAGAATLEEFAEKAVVGVQSAAGYAEGEPLHVSW, encoded by the coding sequence ATGCGATTTCTGAACGACCAGCAGCCCCCGTACGACCTGACCTACGACGACGTGTTCATGGTGCCCGGCCGCTCCGCGGTCGGTTCACGTCAGGGAGTGGACCTGGCGTCCCCCGACGGCAGCGGCACCACGATCCCGCTCGTCGTAGCCAACATGACCGCCGTCGCCGGGCGGCGCATGGCGGAGACGGTCGCCCGCCGCGGCGGCCTCGTCGTCATCCCGCAGGACATCCCGATCGACGTGGTCACCGAGGTCACCGCGTGGGTCAAGCGCCGCCATCTGGTGCTGGACACCCCGATCACGCTCGCGCCGCACCAGACGGCCGCCGACGCGCTGTCGCTGCTGCCCAAGCGTGCGCACGGCGCGGGAATCGTGGTCCAGGAGGGGCGGCCCGTGGGCGTCGTCACGGAGTCCGACCTGACCGGCGTCGACCGCTTCACCCAGCTCTCGGAGGTCATGTCCCGGGACCTGCTGGTGCTCAAGGCCGACGTCGACCCCAGCGAGGCCTTCGACCAGCTCGACAGCGCGCACCGCAAGCTCGCGCCCGCCGTCGACGCCGACGGCCGCCTCGTGGGCATCCTGACCCGCAAGGGCGCGCTGCGCGCCACCCTCTACACACCGGCGACGGACGCGGCGGGACGGCTGCGCGTCGCCGCCGCCGTCGGCATCAACGGCGACGTGGCGGGCAAGGCCCGCGCCCTGCTGGAGGCGGGCGTCGACACCCTCGTCGTGGACACCGCGCACGGCCACCAGGAGCGCATGGCCGAGGCACTGCGCGCCGTGCGGGCCCTCTCGCCACAGGTGCCGGTCGTCGCGGGCAACGTCGTAGCCGCCGAGGGCGTACGCGATCTCATCGAGGCAGGGGCGGACATCGTCAAGGTCGGCGTCGGGCCGGGCGCGATGTGCACGACGCGGATGATGACCGGCGTCGGGCGCCCCCAGTTCTCCGCCGTGCTCGAATGCGCCGCGGAGGCAAGGAAGTTCGGCAAGCACGTATGGGCGGACGGCGGAGTGCGGCACCCCCGCGACGTCGCGATGGCGCTGGCGGCGGGCGCGTCCAACGTCATGATCGGCTCCTGGTTCGCCGGTACGTACGAGTCGCCAGGCGACCTTCAGCAGACCGCGGAGGGGCGGGCCTACAAGGAGTCCTACGGCATGGCCTCCGCCCGCGCCGTACGCAACCGCACCAGCGAGGAGTCCGCCTACGCCCGCGCCCGCAAGGCCCTGTTCGAGGAAGGCATCTCCACCGCGCGGATGTTCGTCGACCCGGCGCGGCCCGGCGTCGAGGACGTGATCGACGCGATCATCGCGGGCCTGCGCTCCTCGTGCACCTACGCCGGGGCGGCGACCTTGGAGGAGTTCGCGGAGAAGGCCGTGGTGGGTGTGCAGAGCGCCGCCGGCTATGCGGAGGGCGAGCCGCTGCACGTGAGTTGGTGA